One Megalopta genalis isolate 19385.01 chromosome 5, iyMegGena1_principal, whole genome shotgun sequence DNA window includes the following coding sequences:
- the LOC117221078 gene encoding quinone oxidoreductase-like protein 2, producing MSVSVGRRILTNFCRHHLKKYPIRTRAIKFSSTAQCRSSNPDTENSPASPISAAVLKHFGSPLVVDHFEPPKISQPNEVLVDVHYCALSASDILLAQNMYTFEPCLPKILGQEFVGKLLQVGDDAKKCGYKVGDKVIALNKDCFGGLSEQCLVNCDDIWKIPSEMKTKDTVSLLDDYVTALLALESKVNLQEDDIIIINVGMSSIGLAAVDLATNVYRARVIGVCATEEGADLTRGKGSVLASLKYKDKKLMKQLEELAAEKDIQAIFADADGEHLKKVMNCFTGIYKKGATMKDLLRDDSFAVVVHHLSREGRVIIAGSTAIMTDCDLDRFCVAGFSLREYKEKKLEEYRQAGDDILTFVEEGLIKPSCAMTVGLHNVNDAMDFILKSKSPGKVIVDIRDKDAKAKVVEQDD from the exons ATGTCGGTCTCCGTGGGCAGAAGGATCTTAACAAATTTTTGTAGACACCACCTGAAGAAATATCCGATACGAACAAGAGCCATTAAGTTCAGCTCCACAGCACAATGTAGGTCGTCTAACCCTGACACCGAGAACTCTCCGGCTTCTCCGATTTCTGCCGCAGTGCTGAAACACTTCGGCAGTCCGCTGGTGGTAGATCACTTTGAACCTCCCAAAATATCGCAGCCGAACGAA GTTCTCGTAGACGTGCACTACTGCGCCCTAAGTGCATCAGACATTCTGCTGGCTCAGAATATGTACACGTTTGAACCGTGTCTGCCAAAGATCCTAGGCCAAGAGTTTGTCGGGAAGCTACTCCAGGTTGGGGATGACGCAAAGAAATGCGGGTACAAGGTTGGGGACAAGGTGATAGCACTCAACAAAGACTGCTTCGGAGGTCTGAGTGAACAATGCTTAGTAAACTGTGAT GACATCTGGAAAATACCATCTGAGATGAAGACCAAGGATACGGTCAGTCTGCTCGACGACTATGTCACTGCACTGCTTGCACTAGAGAGCAAGGTCAACCTCCAGGAGGATGACATAATTATAATCAATGTGGGGATGAGTAGCATTGGCCTGGCAGCGGTTGACCTTGCTACAAATGTTTACAGAGCTCGGGTAATAGGGGTCTGTGCCACCGAAGAGGGGGCTGATTTGACCAGAGGCAAAGGCTCGGTCCTTGCGAGCTTGAAATACAAAGACAAGAAATTGATGAAGCAATTAGAGGAGTTGGCAGCTGAGAAAGACATCCAGGCAATCTTTGCCGACGCCGATGGTGAGCACCTGAAGAAAGTGATGAACTG CTTCACCGGCATCTACAAAAAGGGCGCGACAATGAAAGACTTGCTGCGAGACGACAGCTTCGCCGTGGTAGTGCATCACCTGTCCCGCGAAG GGCGGGTAATCATTGCCGGGTCGACAGCGATCATGACGGATTGCGATTTGGACCGTTTCTGCGTGGCCGGGTTCAGTCTGAGAGAGTACAAGGAAAAGAAACTGGAAGAATATCG CCAAGCGGGCGACGACATTTTAACGTTCGTCGAGGAGGGTCTGATTAAACCCAGCTGCGCGATGACTGTCGGACTGCACAATGTGAACGATGCAATGGACTTCATTCTTAAGAGCAAATCACCTGGAAAA
- the LOC117221080 gene encoding putative rRNA-processing protein EBP2 homolog, with the protein MKVKKAAKVAATLESEPESDSSDDELREAFAQGILKPGLNKVIEDTNRKLKNSVNLMKQKLDAIKLRLPWIERLDMINVLAPLAPELAKQMQEQELRRSNELKGNKKLPQYDPAEDPVLNDFRRETMFHRQAQGAVMEGVTRLKKLGLPIIRPDDYFAEMAKTDAHMHKVRENLMRKQMITQRSEKVRQLRQQRKVAKQMHVEATLKKHAEKRKMLEEVKKYRKGVRQDLDFLDDKKKPQRKMDHHALAKRKQKDSKYGFGGKKRGTKKNTRTSSMDVSEYKRSPKPGKDFKRKGGKPNQRLGKQRRVQMKAKKRRQ; encoded by the exons atgaaGGTAAAAAAGGCTGCTAAAGTAGCAGCGACCTTAGAATCTGAACCTGAAAGTGACAGCTCCGACGATGAA TTACGGGAAGCTTTTGCACAAGGTATACTAAAGCCTGGTTTGAACAAAGTGATCGAAGAtacaaatagaaaattaaaaaattccgtG AACCTAATGAAACAGAAACTAGACGCGATTAAATTACGTTTGCCATGGATAGAGAGATTAGACATGATAAATGTACTGGCACCGTTGGCTCCAGAGCTAGCAAAGCAAATGCAAGAACAGGAGCTCAGGCGTTCGAACGAGCTAAAGGGGAACAAGAAGTTACCTCAGTACGATCCTGCTGAGGATCCTGTCTTGAATGACTTCAGGAGGGAAACAATGTTTCACAGACAGGCACAGGGTGCTGTCATGGAGGGTGTTACAAGGTTGAAGAAGCTTGGTCTGCCGATAATCAGGCCAGATGACTATTTTGCTGAAATGGCAAAGACAGACGCACACATGCACAAGGTCAGGGAGAACCTGAtgaggaaacaaatgataaccCAGAGATCGGAGAAGGTCAGACAGCTGAGGCAGCAGAGAAAGGTGGCCAAGCAAATGCACGTCGAGGCGACCCTGAAGAAGCACGCGGAGAAGAGGAAAATGTTGGAGGAAGTGAAAAAGTATCGCAAGGGTGTCAGGCAGGACCTCGACTTCTTGGACGACAAGAAGAAGCCTCAGCGCAAGATGGACCACCACGCTCTAGCCAAACGAAAGCAGAAGGACTCGAAATACGGTTTCGGTGGCAAGAAGCGTGGCACCAAGAAAAACACGAGGACGAGTTCCATGGACGTGTCGGAGTACAAAAGGTCGCCGAAACCGGGCAAAGATTTCAAACGTAAGGGGGGGAAGCCGAATCAGAGATTGGGCAAACAACGCAGGGTTCAGATGAAGGCGAAAAAGAGGCGGCAGTAG
- the LOC117221079 gene encoding uncharacterized protein LOC117221079: protein MTDSDKKLMSRVLKLANKFNCFYLSGFHSGECRAFVVDGQQVGLVRPDVIKELLNYPQVFQVHPEYVQLNPAFRDYAERSARVDEVLREWQAGGKFVTLRGWREECYEVRAQFNTSPLFKMDRSATCLFGIRKYGVDINGYVNDPVKGLSIWLQKRSPNKQTWPGYWDNMVSGGLSVGYGINETAIKEAGEEASIPNNLVTKLKSAGCVSLFFESERGLFPNTEFVYDLELPPDFVPSNNDGEVETFELLPVNECLERILSSHFKTTSVPVALDFLIRHGYITAENEPNFIQIVELLHVPLQTLYNQPQKKCKIATNGEAIESLDRI, encoded by the exons ATGACGGATAGTGATAAGAAACTGATGTCACGCGTATTAAAGCTCGCCAACAAATTCAACTGCTTCTACCTGTCGG GTTTCCACTCAGGTGAATGCAGGGCATTCGTAGTGGATGGCCAGCAGGTCGGCTTGGTGCGTCCAGATGTAATAAAGGAGCTGTTAAATTACCCTCAG GTCTTTCAAGTACATCCAGAATATGTGCAACTAAATCCAGCCTTTCGAGACTATGCCGAGAGAAGTGCACGTGTCGATGAAGTCCTGAGGGAATGGCAGGCCGGCGGAAAATTTGTAACACTGCGGGGTTGGAGAGAGGAATGCTATGAAGTACGTGCACAGTTCAACACATCTCCATTATTCAAAATGGACCGATCTGCAACAT GTCTATTCGGAATTCGCAAGTATGGTGTAGACATTAACGGATACGTGAATGATCCTGTCAAGGGTCTGTCAATATGGTTGCAAAAACGTAGCCCCAACAAGCAGACCTGGCCCGGGTACTGGGACAACATGGTCAGCGGCGGACTGAGCGTAGGCTACGGCATAAATGAGACCGCAATCAAAGAAGCCGGGGAGGAGGCCAGCATCCCCAATAATCTCGTTACAAAGCTGAAGAGCGCCGGCTGCGTGTCGTTGTTCTTCGAAAGCGAAAGGGGCCTGTTCCCGAACACCGAGTTCGTCTACGACCTAGAACTGCCGCCAGACTTTGTGCCCAGCAACAACGACGGCGAGGTGGAGACCTTCGAGCTGCTTCCAGTCAACGAATGCCTAGAGAGGATATTGTCCTCGCACTTCAAGACCACATCAGTTCCGGTCGCCCTCGATTTCTTAATCAGACACGGATACATTACTGCCGAGAACG AGCCTAATTTTATACAAATCGTGGAACTGCTTCATGTACCACTGCAAACCTTGTACAATCAACCAcaaaaaaagtgtaaaatagCCACCAACGGCGAGGCAATCGAGTCCCTAGACAGAATTTAA